In Syntrophorhabdaceae bacterium, one genomic interval encodes:
- a CDS encoding CARDB domain-containing protein — LKKGEHRYFSRSVTFQDEGEASFRADVDLNNDVTETNENNNRVVGKIIHRAVQDPAVTVEIICSDGKKRQF, encoded by the coding sequence CTCAAGAAGGGAGAACACCGTTATTTCAGCAGATCGGTCACATTCCAGGACGAGGGCGAAGCCTCTTTTCGCGCAGATGTTGACCTGAACAATGATGTGACGGAGACAAACGAGAACAACAACCGTGTAGTGGGAAAGATAATCCACCGCGCCGTGCAGGACCCGGCGGTAACGGTGGAAATCATCTGCTCTGACGGAAAAAAGAGGCAATTCTGA
- a CDS encoding GNAT family N-acetyltransferase, whose protein sequence is MVTRSSTLIVPNDIAYLPAIQAYAREIAENIGFQKMDVQMMLLALEEAIVNVVKHAFEPSEKATYQIILEPVSSGLRIIIKDKGLPYAPSLVPEYITPTGLDDIPGAGLGSYLMKKGVDELAFYNLGREGKELHLTKYLPYKSIEEYHDKSELELFPAPVAAEVRPVGKRPFTVRLMEASEAAAVSRLFYRAYGYTYSIDAIYYPEKFARLVQERKIISVVTVTDDDQIVGHVALIRDNPEERIAEAGMAAVQPDFRGQGCQNIMIGRLVEEARKAGLMGIFSKATTEHIYAQKAGLKVGFRRCAVAIGVIPADRTYKGIHEVLSQRGSLVYGFLPIENPPGITLFPPEHHTSFIRKICQDIGIDRVFEPPAGHLSTEAMEEHSEISVSVIPGYNRAIMEIQRYGKNAVSDVRTILKELCIKKIDEILLHLCLENPCTGELCSKFEELGFFIAGILPFYHTGDALILQYLNNVSIDYSKIQVAPGLAQEILDYVKAHDPN, encoded by the coding sequence ATGGTGACCCGATCCTCAACACTTATCGTTCCCAACGATATCGCTTATCTGCCTGCAATCCAGGCCTATGCCAGAGAAATAGCGGAGAACATCGGTTTTCAAAAGATGGATGTCCAGATGATGCTCCTCGCGCTGGAAGAGGCCATAGTGAACGTAGTGAAACATGCCTTTGAGCCGTCGGAGAAGGCCACGTATCAGATCATCCTTGAACCGGTCTCGTCGGGACTCAGGATCATCATCAAAGATAAAGGCCTGCCCTACGCCCCAAGCCTGGTCCCTGAATACATAACCCCAACGGGTCTTGACGATATCCCCGGAGCCGGTCTTGGCTCCTATCTTATGAAAAAGGGCGTTGACGAGCTGGCCTTCTATAACCTCGGGAGGGAGGGCAAGGAGCTCCATCTCACAAAGTACCTTCCCTATAAGAGCATCGAGGAGTACCATGACAAAAGTGAGCTCGAGCTCTTTCCTGCCCCCGTGGCGGCGGAGGTACGTCCCGTCGGGAAGAGGCCCTTTACCGTGCGCCTGATGGAGGCCTCAGAGGCCGCTGCGGTCTCAAGGCTTTTCTACCGTGCCTACGGTTATACCTACAGCATTGATGCCATTTATTATCCGGAGAAATTTGCCCGGCTCGTACAGGAAAGAAAGATCATCTCAGTGGTGACCGTCACGGATGATGATCAGATAGTGGGCCACGTGGCCCTCATAAGGGACAATCCTGAAGAAAGGATCGCCGAGGCGGGAATGGCGGCCGTGCAGCCTGATTTTCGCGGGCAGGGGTGTCAGAACATAATGATCGGGAGACTCGTGGAAGAGGCACGCAAGGCAGGGCTTATGGGCATTTTCAGCAAGGCTACCACAGAGCATATCTATGCGCAGAAGGCCGGCCTTAAGGTGGGGTTCAGGAGATGCGCCGTAGCCATCGGCGTTATACCTGCGGACAGGACGTACAAGGGCATCCATGAGGTGCTTAGCCAGCGGGGATCACTTGTATACGGTTTTCTCCCTATCGAAAACCCGCCCGGGATAACCCTCTTCCCTCCGGAACATCACACCTCTTTCATCAGGAAGATCTGCCAGGATATCGGCATTGACAGGGTCTTTGAGCCGCCCGCTGGGCATTTATCGACGGAAGCAATGGAGGAACACTCAGAGATATCGGTCAGCGTTATTCCCGGCTACAACAGGGCTATCATGGAGATACAACGGTATGGAAAGAATGCCGTATCGGATGTGAGGACGATACTGAAAGAACTGTGTATTAAGAAGATCGATGAGATCCTGCTCCATCTGTGTCTTGAAAACCCTTGTACAGGGGAGCTCTGCTCAAAGTTTGAAGAACTGGGTTTTTTTATTGCAGGCATCCTCCCCTTTTACCACACCGGGGATGCCCTTATCCTGCAATATCTGAACAATGTTTCCATCGATTACTCAAAGATCCAGGTTGCGCCAGGGCTCGCACAGGAGATCCTTGATTACGTGAAGGCGCACGATCCGAATTAA